Proteins from a genomic interval of Watersipora subatra chromosome 10, tzWatSuba1.1, whole genome shotgun sequence:
- the LOC137405954 gene encoding enoyl-CoA delta isomerase 1, mitochondrial-like isoform X1: protein MESTRKMAALFVKSAICSMRQNARNFSSTSRLMNSGGLLDMDVDSSTGVATMHMRKPPVNSLNLEFLTDIGIALDKLHAEGCRGLVLGSSLPKIFSAGLEITEMYQPDEARLREFWRSLQDVWLKLYGSPMVTMAAITGHAPAGGCLLAMCCDWRVMAEGKFTIGLNETLLGIVAPPWFSETMLNTIGQRETEKALQLGKLYNPSEALTVGLVDHLAPLDDLPIAVNKAMASWLNIPDHARHLTKLQLRQKTIDRLLSRRQEDIDYFVKFTTKDSIQKSLEMYLKALKNKSK from the exons ATGGAAAGTACGCGAAAGATGGCAGCTTTATTTGTAAAATCTGCGATATGTAGCATGAGGCAAAATGCTAGGAATTTCTCTTCGACATCTCGCCTAATGAATTCTGGGGGTTTATTAGATATGGATGTAGATTCTTCGACAG GAGTTGCTACAATGCATATGCGGAAGCCGCCAGTGAACAGTTTGAACTTGGAATTTCTCACTGATATAGGAATTGCCCTGGACAAACTTCATGCTGAGG GGTGTCGTGGCCTTGTGCTTGGTTCAAGTCTACCTAAGATATTCAGCGCCGGGCTTGAGATTACAGAAATGTATCAGCCTGATGAGGCAAGACTAAGAGAGTTTTGGCGGTCACTTCAGGATGTTTGGCTGAAGCTTTATGGCTCACCGATGGTCACAATGGCTGCTATAACG GGTCACGCTCCAGCAGGGGGTTGCCTTCTTGCCATGTGCTGTGACTGGAGGGTTATGGCAGAGGGCAAGTTCACTATTGGACTCAACGAGACGCTGCTA GGTATTGTCGCTCCACCATGGTTCTCCGAGACAATGCTCAACACTATTGGACAGCGAGAAACGGAGAAGGCTTTGCAACTAGGAAAACTTTACAACCCTAGTGAAGCTCTGACAGTCGGTCTGGTCGACCATCTGGCTCCCCTGGATGATCTACCGATCGCTGTGAACAAAGCCATGGCCAGTTGGCTTAATATTCCAG ACCACGCGAGGCACTTAACCAAGTTACAGTTGAGACAGAAGACTATAGATCGTTTACTGAGTCGAAGGCAAGAAGATATAGACTATTTCGTAAAGTTTACTACTAAGGACTCAATTCAGAAGTCTCTGGAAATGTACTTGAAAGCACTTAAAAACAAGTCAAAATAA
- the LOC137405954 gene encoding enoyl-CoA delta isomerase 1, mitochondrial-like isoform X2, producing MESTRKMAALFVKSAICSMRQNARNFSSTSRLMNSGGLLDMDVDSSTGVATMHMRKPPVNSLNLEFLTDIGIALDKLHAEGQFRCRGLVLGSSLPKIFSAGLEITEMYQPDEARLREFWRSLQDVWLKLYGSPMVTMAAITGHAPAGGCLLAMCCDWRVMAEGKFTIGLNETLLGIVAPPWFSETMLNTIGQRETEKALQLGKLYNPSEALTVGLVDHLAPLDDLPIAVNKAMASWLNIPDHARHLTKLQLRQKTIDRLLSRRQEDIDYFVKFTTKDSIQKSLEMYLKALKNKSK from the exons ATGGAAAGTACGCGAAAGATGGCAGCTTTATTTGTAAAATCTGCGATATGTAGCATGAGGCAAAATGCTAGGAATTTCTCTTCGACATCTCGCCTAATGAATTCTGGGGGTTTATTAGATATGGATGTAGATTCTTCGACAG GAGTTGCTACAATGCATATGCGGAAGCCGCCAGTGAACAGTTTGAACTTGGAATTTCTCACTGATATAGGAATTGCCCTGGACAAACTTCATGCTGAGGGTCAGTTTA GGTGTCGTGGCCTTGTGCTTGGTTCAAGTCTACCTAAGATATTCAGCGCCGGGCTTGAGATTACAGAAATGTATCAGCCTGATGAGGCAAGACTAAGAGAGTTTTGGCGGTCACTTCAGGATGTTTGGCTGAAGCTTTATGGCTCACCGATGGTCACAATGGCTGCTATAACG GGTCACGCTCCAGCAGGGGGTTGCCTTCTTGCCATGTGCTGTGACTGGAGGGTTATGGCAGAGGGCAAGTTCACTATTGGACTCAACGAGACGCTGCTA GGTATTGTCGCTCCACCATGGTTCTCCGAGACAATGCTCAACACTATTGGACAGCGAGAAACGGAGAAGGCTTTGCAACTAGGAAAACTTTACAACCCTAGTGAAGCTCTGACAGTCGGTCTGGTCGACCATCTGGCTCCCCTGGATGATCTACCGATCGCTGTGAACAAAGCCATGGCCAGTTGGCTTAATATTCCAG ACCACGCGAGGCACTTAACCAAGTTACAGTTGAGACAGAAGACTATAGATCGTTTACTGAGTCGAAGGCAAGAAGATATAGACTATTTCGTAAAGTTTACTACTAAGGACTCAATTCAGAAGTCTCTGGAAATGTACTTGAAAGCACTTAAAAACAAGTCAAAATAA